A genome region from Altererythrobacter aquiaggeris includes the following:
- a CDS encoding glycosyltransferase, whose protein sequence is MKLLHIIASVDRADGGPIEGVLAIGDELRKLGIEQSILTLDPPSSPQIAGLGRPVYAMGQERSGNGGWRGRVESWARFSPKAVAWAKQHVADYDAVVVDGLWNYATRVAVKALVGSTVPYVVFPHGTLDPYFRARHPLKHLAKQVLWPFNEGRLVKNAYAVLFTSEEEMMRARGTFCPYELTERVVPYGAAPPPDNRNEQVEAFLRAVPEIIGRKYILFLSRIHEKKGCDLLIEAFANVADDYPELDLVMAGPDRAGIAASLREQARGLGISERVHWPGMLLGDAKYGAYRGAEAFALPSHQENFGIVVAESLACGCPVLISDKVNIWREISAAGAGMVHPDTSQGTTEALNQFLAVSPEQKGAMRVRGERLFKQCFTWESATMNLLRELEKCTGRRWLNQLP, encoded by the coding sequence TTGAAACTCTTGCACATCATTGCCAGCGTTGATCGCGCGGATGGGGGGCCGATCGAAGGCGTTTTGGCGATTGGCGACGAGCTCAGAAAACTTGGCATCGAACAATCGATTTTGACGCTGGACCCGCCATCATCGCCGCAGATTGCTGGCCTTGGGAGGCCGGTTTATGCGATGGGACAGGAACGCTCCGGCAATGGTGGCTGGCGGGGAAGGGTTGAGAGTTGGGCCCGTTTTTCTCCAAAGGCTGTAGCTTGGGCGAAGCAACATGTTGCCGATTACGATGCGGTGGTGGTGGATGGCCTGTGGAATTATGCGACCCGGGTGGCCGTTAAAGCGTTGGTGGGATCAACTGTGCCTTACGTCGTTTTCCCTCATGGCACGCTGGACCCGTATTTCCGTGCGCGCCATCCGCTAAAACACCTGGCTAAACAGGTTTTATGGCCGTTCAACGAGGGGCGATTGGTAAAGAACGCCTACGCCGTGTTATTTACAAGCGAGGAGGAAATGATGCGCGCCCGCGGGACATTTTGCCCTTATGAATTGACGGAGCGTGTGGTCCCCTACGGTGCTGCACCGCCACCGGACAACCGCAATGAACAGGTTGAGGCGTTCTTGAGGGCAGTCCCCGAAATCATCGGCAGGAAATACATTCTTTTCTTGAGCAGAATTCACGAAAAGAAAGGGTGCGATCTTCTAATCGAGGCATTTGCCAATGTCGCAGACGACTATCCGGAACTGGATCTGGTTATGGCAGGACCTGACCGGGCAGGTATCGCTGCTTCGCTTCGCGAGCAGGCTCGCGGCTTGGGAATCTCCGAACGGGTTCATTGGCCGGGAATGCTGTTAGGCGATGCCAAATACGGCGCCTATCGCGGGGCCGAGGCATTTGCACTCCCGTCCCATCAGGAAAACTTTGGCATCGTGGTCGCTGAAAGTCTCGCTTGCGGCTGCCCAGTATTGATCAGCGACAAGGTAAATATCTGGCGCGAAATAAGCGCAGCAGGTGCAGGCATGGTTCACCCCGATACCTCGCAGGGTACGACTGAAGCCCTGAATCAATTTCTGGCAGTCAGCCCAGAGCAAAAAGGCGCAATGCGGGTCAGGGGAGAGCGTCTTTTTAAGCAATGTTTCACATGGGAATCCGCCACAATGAACCTGTTGCGAGAGCTTGAAAAGTGCACAGGCAGGCGGTGGCTAAATCAATTACCCTGA
- a CDS encoding glycosyltransferase family 4 protein — protein MKITIATSTGFHLRNLAAELLDAGHEVRFYSYLPKWKTRSYGLPDTVCTSYFWRFLPWSALALARFGGTSSCLLNIRESLFARLDDAIENDMEVADIFVGLSAIAVRSAQKAKAMGQLVLIERGATHIHSQSSVAQSAGAIPCTTTYVQRELASYDAADRIVVLSSHAKATFVEHGHEVDTVEIVCPGTDLRLFHGPEEPRTSHVKALYVGAWSKRKGADLFAGLLREIPDLTLSHIGVKVDVAFPKTERFAALGYMDHASLAAAMREHHVFIFPSRDDGFGMVLCEALACGMRVVATTSSGAPDIARLVDSNIMTIVQPDSLPSLVEGTLEQLSHANADKGASAISNREREKFGWTQYAERYINMIDRILATRR, from the coding sequence ATGAAGATTACTATCGCGACCAGCACTGGATTCCATTTGCGAAACCTTGCGGCAGAGTTGCTGGATGCAGGGCATGAGGTGCGATTTTACTCCTATTTGCCGAAGTGGAAGACACGTTCTTACGGTCTGCCTGACACTGTTTGCACGTCATATTTTTGGCGGTTTTTGCCTTGGTCTGCGCTTGCCTTGGCGCGATTTGGCGGGACATCCTCGTGCCTTCTCAATATCCGGGAAAGCCTGTTTGCCCGTCTCGACGATGCCATCGAAAATGACATGGAAGTTGCCGATATATTTGTTGGCCTTTCCGCTATTGCGGTTCGCAGCGCGCAAAAGGCGAAGGCCATGGGCCAGCTGGTGTTGATAGAGCGTGGTGCCACACATATTCACTCGCAATCTTCGGTCGCACAATCGGCTGGCGCTATTCCTTGCACGACAACCTATGTGCAGCGCGAGCTCGCGAGTTACGACGCAGCCGATAGGATTGTCGTCCTCTCGTCTCATGCCAAAGCAACGTTTGTTGAGCATGGTCACGAAGTGGACACTGTGGAAATTGTTTGTCCGGGGACCGATCTTCGCCTCTTTCATGGCCCTGAAGAACCGCGAACTTCGCATGTAAAAGCGCTTTATGTTGGCGCTTGGTCAAAACGTAAGGGGGCCGATTTATTTGCAGGGTTGTTGCGAGAAATACCGGACCTCACCCTTTCGCATATAGGTGTAAAAGTGGATGTTGCGTTCCCTAAAACCGAGCGCTTTGCAGCGCTGGGATATATGGATCATGCTTCGCTGGCTGCGGCTATGCGCGAGCATCATGTGTTCATATTCCCGAGCCGTGATGACGGTTTCGGAATGGTGCTTTGCGAGGCATTAGCTTGCGGTATGCGTGTGGTTGCAACAACCTCGAGCGGCGCGCCTGACATCGCCCGGCTTGTTGATTCAAATATAATGACAATTGTTCAGCCAGATTCGTTGCCTTCACTGGTCGAGGGGACCCTTGAGCAGTTAAGTCACGCAAATGCGGATAAGGGTGCATCGGCAATATCGAACAGAGAACGCGAGAAGTTCGGGTGGACGCAATATGCCGAGCGCTACATCAACATGATCGATAGAATTTTGGCAACCCGGCGATGA
- a CDS encoding DUF6625 family protein: MKTVIVSVYIGELPGHFDLWMRSAGLNPAFEFLIITDQAAPASAPSNVRFWHRELEELKDFWSQSLGLNAALSDPYKLNDFKPLFWMLVDNLDDYDYWGFCDLDTLLGDLSGSISPRLGNYDAILSEGHLRLFRNRPEMHRLWEKVASPMSGRNILARPGFFGMDEHSGINKPLMEGNYGWFSDPPLVADIDPSFRRFRCLPFHENDRHQAFFWQDGKVFRESIRDGVYQLSEYAYIHFQKRKMHFNPQCLHADAVDIGPGGFSVRDDSKASVADIDRRNPPTIFPNLSEARILAKELRRRLTGATVPFPSLDRPDRAGESA, translated from the coding sequence ATGAAAACGGTAATTGTTTCGGTGTATATCGGGGAACTTCCCGGTCATTTCGACTTATGGATGCGGTCGGCAGGGTTAAACCCGGCCTTCGAGTTTTTGATAATTACCGATCAGGCTGCGCCCGCGTCAGCGCCATCTAACGTCCGGTTCTGGCATAGGGAGTTGGAAGAGTTAAAGGATTTCTGGTCACAAAGCCTGGGCCTCAACGCCGCCTTGAGCGACCCGTATAAGCTGAACGATTTCAAACCACTGTTCTGGATGCTCGTCGATAATCTTGATGACTACGATTATTGGGGGTTTTGTGATCTTGACACACTTTTAGGCGATTTATCCGGCTCCATCTCGCCCAGGCTGGGTAATTACGACGCAATTTTATCGGAAGGCCATCTAAGGCTGTTTCGCAATCGGCCTGAAATGCACCGCCTGTGGGAAAAAGTCGCATCGCCGATGTCAGGTAGGAACATACTTGCCCGGCCAGGGTTTTTCGGAATGGACGAACATTCAGGCATCAATAAACCTCTCATGGAAGGGAATTACGGTTGGTTCAGCGATCCGCCGCTGGTGGCCGACATCGATCCAAGTTTTCGTCGGTTTCGCTGCTTGCCTTTCCATGAGAACGACCGGCATCAAGCCTTTTTCTGGCAGGACGGCAAAGTCTTCCGGGAATCTATCCGTGATGGCGTTTATCAATTGTCCGAATATGCATACATCCATTTCCAGAAGCGCAAGATGCACTTTAATCCGCAATGCCTGCACGCAGATGCGGTCGACATCGGGCCGGGCGGCTTTTCAGTCAGGGACGATAGCAAGGCAAGTGTCGCAGACATCGACCGGCGTAATCCGCCGACAATTTTTCCCAATTTATCGGAAGCAAGAATTCTGGCGAAAGAATTGCGCCGGCGGCTGACCGGTGCGACGGTGCCATTCCCCTCGCTTGACCGCCCCGACCGCGCTGGTGAATCTGCTTGA
- a CDS encoding acyltransferase family protein: MTILQPSPLSRAASRRLDWFKLLLVAQVALGHYAMLAYPQFPELDFGRTTDVFVAGYRLVTRFGAQAAYAFVCLSGYFLIARLILIASDRGDGHSATTFLVQRLRRIYPTLVAAIALTFVCDWSGIYALDAGALYRNFANYDAVAALNAGSALGNLASLQPTFVSAFGSNAPLWTLGYIVQFYVVGAALAAIAARSRLIAGVLAIAIMLVAVLFRPEWAMLFAGWTACGAVRYFSKPARGTGLITLVAGLLLFVFANLLPALWSIAICIAATSLSVFGLGASFSGDQAKNYRANGWLAGVSDASYPIYAFHFPVAVLTLAALPAFIDKDSLILRMAWPMVAATPALILSLLWQRSLRRWLPEGA; this comes from the coding sequence ATGACGATTTTGCAACCAAGCCCCCTATCCCGCGCTGCTTCCCGGCGTCTCGACTGGTTCAAGCTGCTGCTGGTGGCACAGGTTGCGCTGGGCCATTATGCGATGCTGGCCTATCCGCAATTTCCGGAGCTTGATTTTGGACGGACTACTGATGTGTTTGTTGCCGGATACCGGCTGGTAACGCGGTTCGGCGCCCAAGCAGCCTATGCGTTTGTTTGCTTGAGCGGGTATTTTCTGATTGCCCGACTGATTCTCATCGCCAGCGATCGCGGCGACGGGCATTCAGCAACCACCTTTCTGGTGCAAAGGCTGCGGCGGATATACCCCACCCTGGTAGCGGCGATAGCGTTAACCTTCGTATGTGACTGGTCTGGAATTTACGCGCTGGATGCTGGCGCTCTGTACCGCAATTTTGCCAATTATGACGCTGTTGCTGCACTGAACGCGGGTTCGGCACTCGGCAATCTGGCTTCGCTTCAACCCACTTTTGTATCGGCTTTCGGTTCGAACGCCCCGCTGTGGACGCTGGGCTATATTGTACAGTTTTATGTTGTTGGCGCGGCCTTGGCTGCCATTGCGGCACGCTCGCGATTGATAGCGGGCGTACTCGCCATTGCAATAATGCTGGTGGCCGTCTTGTTCAGGCCGGAGTGGGCCATGCTGTTTGCCGGATGGACCGCATGCGGTGCCGTCCGATACTTCTCCAAACCCGCGCGCGGCACCGGATTGATCACGCTCGTCGCCGGTTTGCTGTTGTTTGTGTTCGCGAATCTTCTGCCCGCCCTCTGGTCGATAGCGATCTGCATTGCCGCCACGTCGTTGAGCGTATTTGGACTGGGCGCATCCTTTTCCGGTGATCAAGCAAAGAATTACCGCGCGAACGGTTGGCTGGCGGGCGTGTCGGATGCGAGCTATCCGATTTACGCATTTCATTTTCCTGTTGCAGTGCTGACCCTTGCGGCGTTGCCGGCATTCATAGACAAAGACAGTCTGATATTGAGGATGGCCTGGCCAATGGTTGCAGCGACGCCGGCTCTAATTCTTTCCCTCCTGTGGCAGCGCAGCCTGCGCCGGTGGCTGCCTGAGGGGGCATGA
- a CDS encoding glycosyltransferase family 2 protein, with protein sequence MSTAPKISVILPVRDGEEYLVAALESVVSQDGPTFETIVIDDGSTDSTPAILQDFAGKGITVLRLEGGGLVSALNAGLACAQGEYIARMDADDICLPGRFAAQAAVLDQDFGTSLVYGAVRIIDDVGRAGHTIAAQPLDAAERHSQLTDAISARPIIHPTVMMRRDALDQVDGYRNAPCAEDHDLWLRTVDDWKFTALPQLVLHYRQHSAGVSRARAFESRISHLINCVCDRHRRATGIDLYCDRPERYAAIRSEVVAAVGRRVEDLVQVRKFREAVRAGKVRDAVRSAPRCLLHQPGLLNPENERVQMRAMQAELFAKLTLT encoded by the coding sequence ATGAGCACGGCTCCCAAAATCTCCGTCATTTTGCCGGTTCGCGATGGTGAGGAATATCTCGTCGCCGCGCTCGAAAGCGTCGTTTCGCAGGATGGGCCCACTTTCGAAACGATCGTTATAGACGATGGCAGTACGGATTCCACTCCCGCTATTCTGCAAGATTTCGCTGGCAAGGGCATCACGGTTTTGCGGCTGGAGGGTGGCGGCCTGGTAAGTGCGCTCAATGCCGGTCTGGCCTGTGCGCAGGGCGAGTATATCGCCAGGATGGATGCCGATGATATCTGTTTGCCAGGCAGGTTCGCAGCACAGGCAGCGGTTCTGGACCAAGATTTCGGCACCAGTCTCGTTTACGGGGCAGTCCGGATTATAGATGATGTGGGCCGTGCCGGTCATACAATTGCTGCCCAGCCATTGGACGCCGCAGAGCGTCATTCGCAGCTAACAGATGCAATATCTGCGCGGCCAATAATCCATCCCACCGTCATGATGCGCCGCGATGCGCTTGATCAGGTTGACGGCTACCGCAATGCCCCCTGCGCTGAAGATCACGATCTTTGGCTTCGCACAGTGGATGACTGGAAGTTCACAGCCTTGCCCCAGCTCGTTTTGCACTACCGACAACATAGCGCAGGTGTATCACGAGCACGCGCTTTCGAGAGCCGGATTTCGCACCTGATAAACTGTGTTTGCGACCGCCACCGGCGTGCCACGGGAATCGATTTGTATTGTGACAGGCCAGAACGCTACGCCGCCATCCGGTCCGAAGTGGTCGCAGCGGTAGGGCGCAGGGTGGAAGACCTGGTCCAGGTTCGGAAGTTTCGTGAAGCTGTGCGCGCGGGGAAGGTCCGGGATGCCGTCAGATCAGCTCCGCGATGCCTGCTACATCAACCCGGCTTACTCAATCCGGAAAACGAGCGGGTGCAGATGCGAGCGATGCAAGCCGAATTGTTTGCCAAATTGACGCTGACTTAA